A genomic window from Tenebrio molitor chromosome X, icTenMoli1.1, whole genome shotgun sequence includes:
- the fs(1)Ya gene encoding uncharacterized protein fs(1)Ya isoform X1, giving the protein MEDFQENCCRLCSKVFCCKNCRALHEQNAHNVNPDCEICIYGRTTIKNVSVEMLSHIKSRHWPLHCVFCKQIFNSLDELVPHNKCSIKQEHFKMQVGTPKTPVTPLMEKEEPSPEVTPFYKSIIPGTQQNGAAMTIGATSTPLVHKEEMSKHDKITPINQSEIKCIQKSSLKLTGSANLSDSKKSERRVTFSLSPSIPEPSKNPKYLPLTEESDAEKEASELTDEFYVSADEEIFKTAPNTSNIDDEEKENMSNIFPTCENKRDSDGALWESALTKLDLNASKAAAIALLSIDPAEATDNKTNFNVSLQVNILNNSTNIHHASNLNHTDDAPVNTSTNLWSSMTSMVRSVMNNISISAQNSFSSASLKRCQPDNDTATEPSFKRMKLSDIKCRRPIRPLSPQYQRLYQICPPKPRYVDKTTQTDESWMRLL; this is encoded by the exons GTAAACCCAGATTGTGAAATTTGCATTTATGGAAGGACCACCATCAAAAATGTCTCAGTGGAGATGTTAAGTCACATTAAAAGTAGACACTGGCCCCTACATTGTGTTTTTtgcaaacaaatttttaattctttgGACGAACTAGTTCCACACAATAAATGCTCGATAAAACAGGAACACTTCAAAATGCAAGTTGGCACACCGAAGACTCCGGTAACCCCTCTAATGGAAAAAGAGGAGCCCTCACCGGAGGTGACACCATTTTACAAAAGTATTATCCCTGGTACCCAACAAAATGGAGCTGCTATGACCATTGGAGCGACCAGTACACCTCTAGTGCACAAGGAAGAGATGAGCAAACATGACAAAATTACTCCCATTAACCAGAGTGAGATCAAGTGCATCCAAAAATCTAGCCTTAAATTGACAGGGTCAGCTAATTTGAGCGACTCTAAGAAGAGCGAAAGAAGAGTGACTTTTTCCTTGTCACCTTCAATTCCCGAACCCAGTAAAAACCCCAAGTATCTACCCCTAACTGAAG aaagTGATGCAGAAAAAGAGGCTTCCGAATTGACAG ATGAGTTTTACGTTAGCGCGGACgaggaaatatttaaaacagcACCGAACACTTCCAACATCGATGATgaggaaaaagaaaacatgaGTAACATATTTCCAACTTGTGAGAACAAACGTGACTCGGATGGAGCACTCTGGGAAAGTGCGTTAACCAAACTGGATCTCAATGCTTCCAAGGCAGCAGCTATTGCCTTGTTATCAATAGATCCAGCAGAAGCCACTGATAACAAAACCAATTTTAATGTTTCTTTACAAGTAAATATTCTCAATAATTCTACGAACATTCATCATGCTTCGAATTTAAATCACACTGACGACGCACCTGTTAACACATCGACAAATCTTTGGTCTTCAATGACAAGTATGGTGAGGTCAGTAATGAACAACATATCTATTTCTGCtcaaaatagttttt CGAGCGCCAGTCTTAAAAGATGTCAACCGGACAACGATACTGCGACCGAGCCGTCTTTTAAAAGAATGAAATTGAGCGACATCAAGTGTAGACGTCCGATACGTCCATTGAGTCCTCAATATCAACGCTTGTATCAGATTTGTCCTCCTAAACCACGGTATGTTGACAAAACTACTCAAACTGACGAAAGTTGGATGCGACTACTGTGA
- the fs(1)Ya gene encoding uncharacterized protein fs(1)Ya isoform X2, with protein sequence MLSHIKSRHWPLHCVFCKQIFNSLDELVPHNKCSIKQEHFKMQVGTPKTPVTPLMEKEEPSPEVTPFYKSIIPGTQQNGAAMTIGATSTPLVHKEEMSKHDKITPINQSEIKCIQKSSLKLTGSANLSDSKKSERRVTFSLSPSIPEPSKNPKYLPLTEESDAEKEASELTDEFYVSADEEIFKTAPNTSNIDDEEKENMSNIFPTCENKRDSDGALWESALTKLDLNASKAAAIALLSIDPAEATDNKTNFNVSLQVNILNNSTNIHHASNLNHTDDAPVNTSTNLWSSMTSMVRSVMNNISISAQNSFSSASLKRCQPDNDTATEPSFKRMKLSDIKCRRPIRPLSPQYQRLYQICPPKPRYVDKTTQTDESWMRLL encoded by the exons ATGTTAAGTCACATTAAAAGTAGACACTGGCCCCTACATTGTGTTTTTtgcaaacaaatttttaattctttgGACGAACTAGTTCCACACAATAAATGCTCGATAAAACAGGAACACTTCAAAATGCAAGTTGGCACACCGAAGACTCCGGTAACCCCTCTAATGGAAAAAGAGGAGCCCTCACCGGAGGTGACACCATTTTACAAAAGTATTATCCCTGGTACCCAACAAAATGGAGCTGCTATGACCATTGGAGCGACCAGTACACCTCTAGTGCACAAGGAAGAGATGAGCAAACATGACAAAATTACTCCCATTAACCAGAGTGAGATCAAGTGCATCCAAAAATCTAGCCTTAAATTGACAGGGTCAGCTAATTTGAGCGACTCTAAGAAGAGCGAAAGAAGAGTGACTTTTTCCTTGTCACCTTCAATTCCCGAACCCAGTAAAAACCCCAAGTATCTACCCCTAACTGAAG aaagTGATGCAGAAAAAGAGGCTTCCGAATTGACAG ATGAGTTTTACGTTAGCGCGGACgaggaaatatttaaaacagcACCGAACACTTCCAACATCGATGATgaggaaaaagaaaacatgaGTAACATATTTCCAACTTGTGAGAACAAACGTGACTCGGATGGAGCACTCTGGGAAAGTGCGTTAACCAAACTGGATCTCAATGCTTCCAAGGCAGCAGCTATTGCCTTGTTATCAATAGATCCAGCAGAAGCCACTGATAACAAAACCAATTTTAATGTTTCTTTACAAGTAAATATTCTCAATAATTCTACGAACATTCATCATGCTTCGAATTTAAATCACACTGACGACGCACCTGTTAACACATCGACAAATCTTTGGTCTTCAATGACAAGTATGGTGAGGTCAGTAATGAACAACATATCTATTTCTGCtcaaaatagttttt CGAGCGCCAGTCTTAAAAGATGTCAACCGGACAACGATACTGCGACCGAGCCGTCTTTTAAAAGAATGAAATTGAGCGACATCAAGTGTAGACGTCCGATACGTCCATTGAGTCCTCAATATCAACGCTTGTATCAGATTTGTCCTCCTAAACCACGGTATGTTGACAAAACTACTCAAACTGACGAAAGTTGGATGCGACTACTGTGA
- the fs(1)Ya gene encoding uncharacterized protein fs(1)Ya isoform X4: protein MEDFQENCCRLCSKVFCCKNCRALHEQNAHNVNPDCEICIYGRTTIKNVSVEMLSHIKSRHWPLHCVFCKQIFNSLDELVPHNKCSIKQEHFKMQVGTPKTPVTPLMEKEEPSPEVTPFYKSIIPGTQQNGAAMTIGATSTPLVHKEEMSKHDKITPINQSEIKCIQKSSLKLTGSANLSDSKKSERRVTFSLSPSIPEPSKNPKYLPLTEESDAEKEASELTDEFYVSADEEIFKTAPNTSNIDDEEKENMSNIFPTCENKRDSDGALWESALTKLDLNASKAAAIALLSIDPAEATDNKTNFNVSLQVNILNNSTNIHHASNLNHTDDAPVNTSTNLWSSMTSMVSERQS, encoded by the exons GTAAACCCAGATTGTGAAATTTGCATTTATGGAAGGACCACCATCAAAAATGTCTCAGTGGAGATGTTAAGTCACATTAAAAGTAGACACTGGCCCCTACATTGTGTTTTTtgcaaacaaatttttaattctttgGACGAACTAGTTCCACACAATAAATGCTCGATAAAACAGGAACACTTCAAAATGCAAGTTGGCACACCGAAGACTCCGGTAACCCCTCTAATGGAAAAAGAGGAGCCCTCACCGGAGGTGACACCATTTTACAAAAGTATTATCCCTGGTACCCAACAAAATGGAGCTGCTATGACCATTGGAGCGACCAGTACACCTCTAGTGCACAAGGAAGAGATGAGCAAACATGACAAAATTACTCCCATTAACCAGAGTGAGATCAAGTGCATCCAAAAATCTAGCCTTAAATTGACAGGGTCAGCTAATTTGAGCGACTCTAAGAAGAGCGAAAGAAGAGTGACTTTTTCCTTGTCACCTTCAATTCCCGAACCCAGTAAAAACCCCAAGTATCTACCCCTAACTGAAG aaagTGATGCAGAAAAAGAGGCTTCCGAATTGACAG ATGAGTTTTACGTTAGCGCGGACgaggaaatatttaaaacagcACCGAACACTTCCAACATCGATGATgaggaaaaagaaaacatgaGTAACATATTTCCAACTTGTGAGAACAAACGTGACTCGGATGGAGCACTCTGGGAAAGTGCGTTAACCAAACTGGATCTCAATGCTTCCAAGGCAGCAGCTATTGCCTTGTTATCAATAGATCCAGCAGAAGCCACTGATAACAAAACCAATTTTAATGTTTCTTTACAAGTAAATATTCTCAATAATTCTACGAACATTCATCATGCTTCGAATTTAAATCACACTGACGACGCACCTGTTAACACATCGACAAATCTTTGGTCTTCAATGACAAGTATGGTGAG CGAGCGCCAGTCTTAA
- the fs(1)Ya gene encoding uncharacterized protein fs(1)Ya isoform X3: MEDFQENCCRLCSKVFCCKNCRALHEQNAHNVNPDCEICIYGRTTIKNVSVEMLSHIKSRHWPLHCVFCKQIFNSLDELVPHNKCSIKQEHFKMQVGTPKTPVTPLMEKEEPSPEVTPFYKSIIPGTQQNGAAMTIGATSTPLVHKEEMSKHDKITPINQSEIKCIQKSSLKLTGSANLSDSKKSERRVTFSLSPSIPEPSKNPKYLPLTEESDAEKEASELTDEFYVSADEEIFKTAPNTSNIDDEEKENMSNIFPTCENKRDSDGALWESALTKLDLNASKAAAIALLSIDPAEATDNKTNFNVSLQVNILNNSTNIHHASNLNHTDDAPVNTSTNLWSSMTSMVRCFIPHF, encoded by the exons GTAAACCCAGATTGTGAAATTTGCATTTATGGAAGGACCACCATCAAAAATGTCTCAGTGGAGATGTTAAGTCACATTAAAAGTAGACACTGGCCCCTACATTGTGTTTTTtgcaaacaaatttttaattctttgGACGAACTAGTTCCACACAATAAATGCTCGATAAAACAGGAACACTTCAAAATGCAAGTTGGCACACCGAAGACTCCGGTAACCCCTCTAATGGAAAAAGAGGAGCCCTCACCGGAGGTGACACCATTTTACAAAAGTATTATCCCTGGTACCCAACAAAATGGAGCTGCTATGACCATTGGAGCGACCAGTACACCTCTAGTGCACAAGGAAGAGATGAGCAAACATGACAAAATTACTCCCATTAACCAGAGTGAGATCAAGTGCATCCAAAAATCTAGCCTTAAATTGACAGGGTCAGCTAATTTGAGCGACTCTAAGAAGAGCGAAAGAAGAGTGACTTTTTCCTTGTCACCTTCAATTCCCGAACCCAGTAAAAACCCCAAGTATCTACCCCTAACTGAAG aaagTGATGCAGAAAAAGAGGCTTCCGAATTGACAG ATGAGTTTTACGTTAGCGCGGACgaggaaatatttaaaacagcACCGAACACTTCCAACATCGATGATgaggaaaaagaaaacatgaGTAACATATTTCCAACTTGTGAGAACAAACGTGACTCGGATGGAGCACTCTGGGAAAGTGCGTTAACCAAACTGGATCTCAATGCTTCCAAGGCAGCAGCTATTGCCTTGTTATCAATAGATCCAGCAGAAGCCACTGATAACAAAACCAATTTTAATGTTTCTTTACAAGTAAATATTCTCAATAATTCTACGAACATTCATCATGCTTCGAATTTAAATCACACTGACGACGCACCTGTTAACACATCGACAAATCTTTGGTCTTCAATGACAAGTATGGTGAG GTGCTTTATACCTCACTTTTAG